From Riemerella anatipestifer ATCC 11845 = DSM 15868, a single genomic window includes:
- a CDS encoding glycosyltransferase: protein MDILIKSFNRPYYLDRAIYSLKKYLVGNYTITILDDGTPQKYLDKILNKYPDVILKRNEKADLKSKAIENNIKEGTGINGFIIPVDLWKGAVEKASEYFVMTEDDVWLTEEIDLMEVEKTLKFHEVSLLKVGWISNRKVNAFLRDTINEEIVALEPNFWVAGRWFMHAVIKNKYRLFSLLYRLKLVDRNTYNDYWIMNSLLMGIYKKEYWLFLWDKIEGRVDEQMQIINATQWYRKNKRNKFNYTKFKNLRMSTTFVSSATNSYHQYGIDCDINFFNYIMNEEWYSGNFNSLQNFPKDISEDYYISFLNKHNNNRCLPENWKAWADKFKEQYRRQDVVVD, encoded by the coding sequence ATGGATATATTAATAAAATCATTCAATAGACCATATTATTTGGATCGTGCGATTTATAGTTTGAAAAAGTATCTGGTGGGTAATTATACTATTACAATTTTAGATGATGGTACACCTCAAAAGTATTTGGATAAAATACTCAATAAATATCCAGATGTTATATTAAAGAGAAATGAAAAAGCAGACTTAAAATCAAAAGCTATTGAAAATAATATAAAAGAAGGGACGGGTATAAATGGATTTATAATACCTGTAGATTTATGGAAAGGAGCTGTTGAAAAAGCTTCCGAATATTTTGTGATGACAGAGGATGATGTATGGTTGACGGAGGAAATAGATTTGATGGAAGTTGAAAAAACTCTAAAGTTTCATGAGGTTTCTTTGCTTAAAGTAGGATGGATAAGTAATAGGAAGGTTAATGCTTTTTTACGAGATACCATAAATGAGGAAATAGTTGCGTTGGAGCCTAACTTTTGGGTAGCAGGTAGGTGGTTTATGCACGCTGTTATTAAGAATAAATATCGTCTTTTTTCTTTGTTATATAGACTCAAGTTGGTGGATAGAAATACATATAATGATTATTGGATAATGAACTCTCTTTTAATGGGTATTTACAAAAAGGAGTATTGGCTATTTTTGTGGGATAAAATAGAGGGGAGAGTTGATGAACAGATGCAGATTATTAATGCTACACAATGGTATAGGAAAAATAAGAGAAATAAATTTAATTATACAAAATTTAAAAATCTTAGAATGAGTACAACTTTTGTGTCTTCTGCTACAAACTCATATCATCAGTATGGGATTGATTGTGATATTAATTTTTTTAATTATATAATGAACGAGGAATGGTATAGTGGAAATTTTAATTCCCTCCAAAATTTCCCTAAAGATATTTCAGAAGATTATTATATATCTTTTTTAAATAAACATAACAATAATAGATGCCTCCCTGAAAATTGGAAAGCGTGGGCAGACAAATTTAAAGAACAATATAGGAGACAAGATGTAGTTGTTGATTAG
- a CDS encoding polysaccharide pyruvyl transferase family protein, with protein MENTKKIQKLKDLIIQNLTPIINSDYALIDIPDHDNIGDNLIWEGELSFLNSIPYQKYYEYSLTFFDHNCIRPETILLLHGGGNFGDIYPVVNNFRISLIQKYQNHKIIILPQTLHYKSQETLERDSKIINEHPNITICVRDEKSESLAKQYFSNATILLLPDMAFCIDLHKIQTNKKGNKILVMDRKDNENIPLNINIEQEYDLLDWPTFNTTKEERYKKLRFEHRLDRIALMIQRHSPFSKYIDSRYGLKNKKRREKFIEMGTSFFSDYRKIYTTRLHGMILAVLMGKEVVILDNSYGKLSSYHNTWLKDFDNIYKI; from the coding sequence ATGGAGAATACAAAAAAAATACAAAAGCTAAAAGACCTTATCATCCAAAATTTAACTCCTATCATCAATAGTGATTATGCTCTAATTGATATACCAGATCATGACAACATAGGTGATAACTTAATTTGGGAAGGGGAGTTATCTTTTTTAAACAGCATACCATATCAAAAATACTATGAGTATAGCTTGACATTTTTTGACCACAATTGCATTAGACCCGAAACAATCCTACTGCTGCATGGTGGTGGAAACTTCGGAGACATATACCCTGTTGTAAATAATTTTAGAATCAGTTTAATCCAAAAATATCAAAATCATAAGATAATCATTCTTCCTCAAACACTACACTACAAATCTCAAGAGACTCTTGAAAGAGATTCTAAAATAATCAATGAACATCCTAATATCACCATATGCGTCAGAGATGAAAAGTCTGAGTCCTTAGCAAAACAGTACTTTTCTAATGCTACAATACTTTTGTTACCAGATATGGCTTTTTGTATAGATTTACATAAGATCCAAACAAATAAAAAAGGAAACAAAATACTCGTAATGGACAGAAAAGATAACGAAAATATACCTTTAAATATAAATATAGAACAAGAATATGACTTGTTAGATTGGCCAACCTTTAACACAACCAAAGAGGAAAGGTATAAAAAATTGAGATTTGAACACAGATTAGATCGTATAGCATTAATGATTCAAAGACACTCTCCTTTTTCAAAATACATTGATAGTAGATATGGGTTAAAGAATAAGAAGAGAAGAGAAAAATTCATAGAAATGGGCACTTCATTTTTTTCTGACTACAGAAAAATATACACTACCCGTTTACACGGTATGATTTTGGCTGTATTAATGGGGAAAGAGGTTGTTATCCTAGACAATAGTTATGGTAAACTATCCTCCTATCATAACACTTGGTTAAAAGATTTTGACAATATATATAAAATTTAA
- a CDS encoding DUF4254 domain-containing protein: protein MSFSEKAWNIFNQAIIDYHKTDDVDAVESNPFSENTLERLLYSKNWIDTVQWHLEDIIRDENISPEEALKIKRRIDSSNQDRTDLVEYIDDYFLEKYKSVKPKEDAKINTESPAWAIDRLSILALKIYHMKIETLRDTADEKHKLKCSNKLAVLEEQKLDLSTAIDRLLFDIESGNNKIKTYKQMKMYNDDSLNPVLYQKKNV from the coding sequence ATGAGTTTTTCTGAAAAAGCTTGGAATATTTTTAATCAAGCCATTATAGACTATCATAAAACAGATGATGTAGATGCAGTTGAGTCTAATCCGTTCTCTGAAAATACTTTGGAACGACTTTTGTATTCAAAGAATTGGATTGATACCGTTCAGTGGCATTTAGAGGATATTATTCGTGATGAAAACATATCTCCTGAGGAAGCTCTAAAGATTAAAAGGAGAATAGATTCATCTAACCAAGATAGAACAGATTTGGTAGAGTATATAGATGATTATTTTCTAGAAAAATATAAATCTGTGAAGCCTAAGGAAGATGCTAAAATCAATACAGAAAGTCCAGCATGGGCTATCGACAGATTGTCTATATTAGCTCTTAAGATTTATCATATGAAGATAGAAACCTTAAGAGATACAGCAGATGAGAAACATAAACTGAAGTGTTCTAATAAGTTGGCTGTTCTTGAGGAGCAGAAGCTAGATTTGAGTACAGCTATAGATAGATTATTATTTGATATAGAGAGCGGTAACAACAAAATAAAGACTTATAAGCAAATGAAAATGTATAATGATGATAGTCTAAACCCAGTTTTATATCAAAAGAAAAATGTTTAA
- a CDS encoding glycosyltransferase family 2 protein gives MNVSFPTISVVMSVYNAEEYLAEAIDSILNQTYSDFEFIIIDDCSTDSSFAILEEYATKDSRIKLLQKKENKGTQGFIENLNWGLEEARGKYIARMDADDISHPTRFEQQVDFLDNNPNVFIIGAQLDLINEKNEIIGEKLASTDNEEIQERMLKTIQLFHPVIMFRNEGLRYRDKVWYCEDYELYLRLMSKQKKMANLPIKLLKYRVLGGSISRKGSKFIKYMFLSKAFEMYYERQKTGKDTYEQINPYAYVNIHNIDYKNSMQEMEQAARACLKYKFREELVDLVKKQKKFYPNEKFGFYSLVSKLPPNLFNLCCRILNQI, from the coding sequence ATGAATGTAAGTTTTCCTACAATATCTGTTGTAATGTCTGTGTATAATGCAGAGGAATATTTGGCAGAAGCAATAGACTCTATTCTTAATCAGACATATAGTGATTTTGAATTTATTATCATTGATGATTGTTCTACAGACTCTTCCTTTGCTATATTAGAAGAATATGCCACTAAAGATTCCAGGATAAAGTTATTGCAAAAGAAAGAAAATAAGGGAACTCAAGGATTTATTGAAAATTTGAATTGGGGACTTGAGGAAGCTAGGGGTAAATACATTGCAAGGATGGATGCAGATGATATTAGCCATCCTACTAGATTTGAACAGCAAGTAGATTTTTTAGATAACAATCCAAATGTTTTTATTATAGGCGCTCAATTAGATTTAATAAACGAGAAAAATGAAATAATAGGAGAAAAGTTAGCTAGCACTGACAATGAGGAAATTCAAGAGCGAATGCTTAAAACAATACAGCTATTTCATCCTGTTATTATGTTCAGAAATGAAGGTTTAAGGTATAGGGACAAGGTTTGGTATTGTGAGGATTATGAGCTGTATCTTCGTTTGATGTCAAAACAAAAAAAGATGGCTAATTTACCAATTAAATTATTGAAATATAGGGTTTTAGGTGGTTCTATATCAAGAAAAGGGAGTAAGTTTATTAAATACATGTTTCTATCTAAAGCCTTTGAAATGTATTATGAAAGACAAAAAACAGGAAAAGATACTTACGAACAAATTAATCCCTACGCTTATGTAAATATACATAATATAGATTATAAAAATTCTATGCAAGAAATGGAACAAGCTGCAAGGGCTTGTTTAAAATATAAATTCAGGGAAGAATTGGTAGATCTAGTGAAAAAACAAAAAAAGTTTTATCCTAATGAGAAGTTTGGATTTTATTCTTTGGTAAGTAAGCTACCACCGAATTTATTTAATCTCTGTTGTAGAATCTTAAATCAGATATAG
- a CDS encoding Sec-independent protein translocase subunit TatA/TatB, whose translation MLTTILALSVQHILIVLVILLLLFGGKKIPELMKGLGSGIKEFKDAVKEEEKPSTEEEKK comes from the coding sequence ATGTTAACGACTATTTTAGCACTATCGGTACAACATATACTTATAGTGTTGGTTATACTACTCTTATTGTTTGGAGGGAAAAAGATTCCGGAGCTGATGAAGGGCTTAGGTTCAGGTATTAAGGAATTTAAAGATGCAGTAAAGGAGGAAGAAAAACCTTCAACAGAAGAAGAGAAAAAGTAG
- a CDS encoding DUF4292 domain-containing protein, with protein MNKFWLLGIAVLMLVSCKTQQNIPSAPPVNTNKKIEKDQVFFNNILKESSFKSLKISSKIKVDNGSPIPTLDALVYIENQKKVWVNLSALFFNVARGVATPEGVKGYEKYNKTYIDSDFSYLNRLLNVNFIDYSTLQNLLVGRTFVPIKDGDFDLIKNTRSYHLTLSKNQKIIVDGKVSEYKIELDYDTMFNLSRVKLSDAKTPDYLEVFYTNWENFEGNYLPRNVKIIIKAKKTDQIFIENTKFDSSVMDTPYTVPNNYTKKEIE; from the coding sequence ATGAATAAATTTTGGTTATTAGGGATAGCTGTGCTTATGCTAGTGTCGTGCAAAACGCAGCAAAATATTCCGTCCGCACCACCTGTGAATACAAATAAAAAGATAGAAAAAGACCAAGTTTTTTTCAATAATATCCTTAAAGAATCATCTTTTAAAAGTCTAAAAATTTCCAGTAAAATTAAGGTAGATAATGGGAGCCCAATTCCTACATTGGACGCATTAGTTTATATAGAAAATCAAAAGAAAGTTTGGGTAAATCTTTCAGCGTTGTTCTTTAATGTAGCAAGAGGTGTCGCTACGCCAGAAGGCGTTAAAGGCTATGAGAAGTATAATAAAACTTACATAGATTCGGATTTTTCTTATCTTAATCGACTTCTAAATGTTAACTTTATTGATTACTCAACTCTTCAGAATTTATTGGTAGGGAGGACTTTTGTTCCTATTAAAGATGGTGATTTTGATTTGATTAAAAACACACGAAGCTATCATTTAACATTGTCTAAAAATCAAAAAATAATAGTAGATGGTAAGGTAAGTGAGTATAAAATAGAGTTAGATTATGACACCATGTTTAATCTTAGTAGGGTGAAATTATCTGACGCCAAAACACCTGATTATCTAGAAGTTTTTTATACCAATTGGGAAAACTTTGAGGGAAATTATTTGCCTAGAAATGTTAAAATTATTATAAAAGCAAAAAAAACAGACCAGATTTTCATAGAAAATACGAAATTTGATTCCTCTGTTATGGATACGCCGTATACTGTGCCAAATAATTATACAAAGAAGGAAATTGAATGA
- the ribA gene encoding GTP cyclohydrolase II — MLKIQAEANIPTDFGVFKMIAFSDNEMDWTPHIALIAENTDFSKVVNVRFHSECITGEIFHSKKCECGQQLDAAMQYMQKDGGIILYLRQEGRNIGIINKLKAYALQEQGMDTVQANLHLGLPADGRDFGVAIDMLTSLGIKEINLLTNNPDKLKFVEDSTIKLNERIPLQIPSNEVNADYLKVKKTYFGHLLEDNK, encoded by the coding sequence ATGTTGAAAATACAGGCTGAGGCTAATATCCCTACCGATTTTGGTGTTTTTAAAATGATTGCATTTTCTGATAATGAAATGGATTGGACGCCACATATTGCGTTGATTGCAGAAAATACAGATTTTTCTAAAGTGGTCAATGTGAGGTTTCATTCTGAGTGTATTACTGGAGAGATATTTCATTCTAAAAAGTGTGAGTGTGGGCAGCAGCTAGATGCTGCGATGCAGTACATGCAGAAGGATGGTGGTATTATTCTTTATTTAAGGCAAGAAGGTAGAAATATAGGGATTATCAATAAGCTTAAGGCTTATGCTTTACAAGAGCAAGGAATGGATACTGTACAGGCAAATCTACATTTGGGACTACCTGCCGATGGGAGAGATTTTGGTGTAGCGATTGATATGTTAACCAGTTTGGGTATAAAAGAAATTAATCTGCTTACTAATAATCCAGATAAATTGAAATTTGTAGAGGATAGTACAATAAAGCTTAATGAGAGGATTCCTTTACAGATACCATCTAATGAAGTTAATGCGGATTATTTAAAAGTAAAAAAAACTTACTTTGGACACCTGCTAGAAGATAATAAATAA
- the tatA gene encoding twin-arginine translocase TatA/TatE family subunit, whose amino-acid sequence MLVAILGAVGPWQIVAIVVVLLLLFGGKKIPELMKGLGSGIKEFKDAVKEDDKSSSSTEEENKKS is encoded by the coding sequence ATGTTAGTAGCTATTCTTGGGGCAGTAGGACCTTGGCAGATTGTTGCCATCGTGGTTGTATTATTACTTTTGTTTGGAGGGAAGAAGATTCCAGAACTTATGAAAGGCTTGGGCTCAGGTATTAAAGAGTTTAAAGACGCGGTAAAGGAAGATGATAAAAGCTCATCTTCAACAGAGGAAGAAAATAAAAAATCATAA
- a CDS encoding murein hydrolase activator EnvC family protein yields MIFRKLSFLLSVLCFGLFFSQKKEQLQRESAELKKQIALINSNLAKTQKEVRLSIAHLNEVNKKIQLREKIYRNTQKEKRFIEDDIYLRQKEINKYKKELAVLRKNYAEILVKAYKNKGIQNKVTFILSAKNLGEALRRVQYLKQYSDYQDKKAKEISGKAAEIQQALKLKQKSVKEKENILTQQQKDLLVIQNDRKQRELLLEDFKKNEAVLTAELKQKQAQAKKIEGEIRKIINEEIAAAKAKEEAERKARLERERLAREAAAREKARIDAENKARAEALERERKKAEAEAARLAEIERKKQDDARKQAELAKAEENARNEARRIAAEKDAREAAARAKAAEEKAKAARDAEAELAKRKEEEKKKAEEKTKTAFGVGAATGSNFAENRGRIGFPVERGQVTHRFGRQPHPVFKNIVEENNGIRIAVSPGTKARCVFPGEVSRISFVGGTKTVIVKHGSYFTIYSNLSDVSVSPNQKVSSGTTIGTIAQDFEGAYSLDFQIWNGSTPVDPMGWVSN; encoded by the coding sequence ATGATATTTAGGAAGTTAAGTTTTTTATTGAGTGTATTGTGTTTTGGGTTGTTTTTTTCTCAGAAGAAAGAGCAGCTCCAGAGAGAAAGTGCTGAACTGAAAAAACAAATTGCACTTATCAATTCTAATCTTGCTAAAACTCAGAAGGAGGTAAGGCTTTCGATAGCACACCTTAATGAAGTTAATAAAAAAATTCAGTTAAGAGAGAAAATTTATAGAAATACACAGAAAGAAAAGCGTTTCATTGAAGATGATATTTATCTTCGTCAAAAAGAGATTAATAAGTATAAAAAAGAGCTGGCTGTACTAAGAAAAAACTATGCTGAGATATTAGTAAAAGCTTATAAGAATAAAGGTATTCAGAATAAAGTTACATTTATTCTATCGGCTAAAAATTTAGGAGAAGCTCTAAGAAGAGTACAGTATCTTAAACAATATTCTGATTATCAGGATAAAAAAGCTAAAGAGATTAGCGGTAAAGCAGCAGAAATTCAGCAAGCTTTAAAGCTGAAACAAAAATCAGTAAAAGAGAAAGAAAATATTCTTACTCAGCAACAGAAAGATCTTTTAGTAATCCAAAATGATAGAAAACAAAGGGAACTATTATTAGAAGACTTCAAGAAAAATGAGGCGGTCCTTACGGCTGAACTTAAACAAAAGCAAGCACAAGCTAAGAAAATTGAAGGGGAAATCCGAAAGATAATAAACGAAGAAATAGCAGCTGCTAAAGCAAAAGAAGAAGCGGAGCGAAAAGCTAGACTAGAGCGAGAAAGACTTGCGAGAGAGGCTGCAGCTAGAGAAAAAGCAAGAATAGATGCTGAGAATAAAGCTAGGGCAGAAGCATTAGAAAGAGAAAGAAAAAAAGCGGAAGCAGAAGCTGCTAGATTGGCAGAAATTGAAAGAAAGAAGCAAGATGATGCTAGAAAACAAGCTGAACTTGCAAAAGCAGAAGAAAATGCAAGGAACGAAGCACGCCGAATAGCAGCTGAAAAAGATGCTAGAGAAGCCGCTGCTAGAGCTAAGGCTGCAGAAGAAAAAGCTAAGGCTGCAAGAGATGCTGAGGCAGAACTAGCCAAGAGAAAAGAAGAGGAAAAGAAAAAAGCGGAGGAAAAAACGAAGACAGCGTTTGGTGTGGGAGCAGCAACAGGGTCTAATTTTGCTGAAAATAGAGGGCGAATAGGCTTTCCAGTGGAGAGAGGGCAGGTAACACACCGTTTTGGTAGACAGCCACACCCTGTATTTAAAAATATAGTTGAGGAGAATAATGGGATTAGAATTGCAGTTTCTCCTGGTACTAAGGCAAGATGTGTTTTCCCTGGTGAAGTGTCAAGAATTTCTTTTGTTGGGGGGACTAAGACGGTTATTGTAAAACATGGTAGCTACTTTACCATATATAGTAACTTATCCGATGTTTCGGTTTCTCCTAATCAGAAGGTTTCATCAGGAACTACAATTGGGACTATAGCACAAGATTTTGAGGGGGCTTACTCTCTGGATTTCCAAATTTGGAATGGAAGTACTCCTGTTGATCCTATGGGATGGGTCTCAAATTAA
- a CDS encoding lipopolysaccharide biosynthesis protein — translation MKKLLNETIIYGIGAILPRVIYFLLNPFFIYYISREEFAQFTNLYAWMSYVNILLTLGFETSFFRYSAEKENENKAFYTSFWFLFFTASLFLGGVYIFNQSIADSLGYSAHPEYIKWFAWIAFFDTICVIPLAWLRFNNKPIKYSAIRVAQVLVQVLSVLALFLFIPKESSQSLGMETSVSYTFVSNIIASVAAFVMLLPVVSKVRLKFSMNLFKRMIKYSYPLMLAGLAFVVNENFDKTVQYNIISKAEAGAYGGCYKLAVLMTLFVTAYRMGIEPFFFKQMNNADAPKTYAKITEYFTLFASVAALGIVVNISWLKSIFITDSSYWIAMDIVPIIVVGNLCFGIYYNLSTWYKVTDRTFVGTLISWLGAAITILLNLLLLKDYGFMVSAWVTLLVYFLMMLVSYFLGQKYYPIPYNMKKIMSVLLVLSVFSFLSYQIFEANVWIGNILFLIFGFGIVFSEKNLILSMVARFRNRG, via the coding sequence TTGAAAAAATTACTCAACGAGACTATCATTTATGGTATTGGAGCAATCTTGCCGAGGGTTATTTATTTCCTGCTTAATCCTTTTTTTATTTATTACATCTCTAGGGAAGAGTTTGCCCAGTTTACCAATCTTTATGCTTGGATGTCTTATGTGAACATACTGCTTACACTTGGGTTTGAAACCTCTTTTTTCCGTTATTCGGCAGAGAAGGAAAACGAAAACAAGGCATTCTATACTTCGTTTTGGTTTCTCTTTTTCACGGCAAGTTTGTTTTTAGGAGGAGTTTATATTTTTAATCAAAGTATAGCAGATTCATTAGGGTACTCCGCTCACCCTGAGTATATTAAATGGTTTGCTTGGATTGCTTTTTTTGATACTATTTGCGTAATTCCGTTGGCGTGGCTTAGATTTAATAATAAACCAATAAAGTATTCTGCTATTAGAGTAGCACAGGTGCTGGTGCAGGTATTAAGTGTTTTGGCATTATTTCTATTTATACCTAAAGAGAGCTCTCAGAGCTTGGGTATGGAGACATCAGTATCCTATACATTCGTAAGTAATATTATAGCTAGTGTGGCGGCGTTTGTGATGTTACTGCCTGTAGTGAGTAAAGTAAGGCTTAAGTTCTCTATGAACTTGTTTAAACGAATGATAAAATATTCATATCCACTGATGTTGGCGGGATTAGCATTTGTTGTAAACGAAAACTTTGATAAAACGGTACAATATAACATTATTTCCAAGGCAGAAGCAGGGGCTTATGGAGGTTGTTATAAGTTGGCGGTTCTAATGACGCTATTTGTTACGGCTTATAGAATGGGTATTGAGCCATTCTTTTTTAAACAAATGAATAATGCAGATGCACCAAAAACTTATGCAAAAATCACGGAGTATTTCACATTATTTGCATCTGTGGCAGCTTTGGGTATTGTAGTAAATATTAGTTGGTTAAAATCAATTTTTATTACAGATAGCTCTTATTGGATAGCTATGGATATAGTGCCGATTATTGTGGTGGGTAATTTGTGTTTTGGTATTTATTATAATTTATCTACTTGGTATAAAGTTACGGATAGAACCTTTGTTGGGACGCTTATTTCTTGGCTAGGAGCGGCGATTACCATTTTACTGAATTTGTTATTGCTCAAAGATTATGGGTTTATGGTATCAGCTTGGGTAACCTTGTTGGTGTATTTCTTAATGATGTTGGTGTCTTACTTTTTAGGGCAAAAGTATTACCCAATCCCTTATAATATGAAAAAGATAATGTCGGTGCTTTTGGTATTGTCGGTATTTTCATTTTTATCTTACCAGATATTTGAAGCAAATGTATGGATTGGGAATATTTTATTCTTAATCTTTGGGTTTGGTATTGTTTTTTCTGAGAAGAACTTAATTTTATCAATGGTAGCAAGGTTCAGAAATAGAGGCTAA
- a CDS encoding sugar phosphate nucleotidyltransferase: MKIIVPMAGRGSRLRPHTLTVPKPLIPIAGKPIVQRLVEDIAKVAGQPIEEVAFIIGDFGDEVKASLIQIAEKLGAKGSVYAQDEPLGTAHAIKCAEASMQGDVVVAFADTLFCADFVLDTNSDGVIWVKKVEDPSAFGVVKLDDYGFITDFVEKPQTFVSDLAIIGIYYFKSAEKLMEEINYIMDNNIMQGGEYQLTVALENLRQKGAKFSLGKVNDWMDCGNKNATVETNSKILQYEKESVSSFPSSAKIENSLIIPPCFIGENVVIKNSKIGPNVSLGNNTEVVNSNIDNSLIQEKTLINHGNLSNSMIGNSAKYFGVSREISLGDYSVLDFLSK; the protein is encoded by the coding sequence ATGAAAATAATAGTACCTATGGCGGGGCGAGGCTCCCGATTGAGACCACATACTCTTACGGTTCCAAAACCACTTATACCTATTGCAGGTAAGCCTATTGTGCAAAGATTGGTAGAAGATATTGCAAAAGTAGCAGGACAGCCTATAGAGGAAGTGGCTTTCATTATTGGAGATTTTGGTGATGAGGTAAAAGCTTCTCTAATTCAGATTGCAGAAAAATTAGGGGCTAAAGGGAGTGTTTATGCTCAAGATGAGCCTCTAGGTACAGCTCATGCAATAAAGTGTGCGGAAGCGTCTATGCAGGGTGATGTGGTAGTAGCGTTTGCAGACACTCTTTTCTGTGCTGATTTTGTATTAGATACTAATTCGGACGGTGTAATTTGGGTGAAAAAAGTAGAAGATCCTTCGGCTTTTGGAGTAGTTAAGTTAGATGATTATGGGTTTATTACAGATTTTGTAGAAAAACCACAGACCTTTGTTTCAGATTTAGCTATTATAGGGATTTATTACTTTAAGTCTGCTGAGAAGCTGATGGAGGAGATTAATTATATTATGGATAATAATATAATGCAAGGAGGGGAGTATCAGTTGACTGTAGCTTTAGAAAATTTAAGACAAAAAGGAGCGAAGTTTTCTTTAGGGAAAGTAAATGACTGGATGGATTGCGGCAACAAAAACGCAACAGTAGAAACTAATAGCAAGATATTACAATATGAGAAAGAATCTGTATCCTCCTTCCCATCGTCTGCTAAAATAGAAAATAGTCTTATTATTCCTCCGTGCTTTATTGGCGAAAATGTGGTTATTAAAAATTCTAAAATAGGACCTAATGTCTCTTTAGGAAATAATACTGAGGTAGTTAATTCTAATATAGATAATTCTTTAATACAGGAAAAAACACTGATTAATCATGGTAATTTGAGTAACTCTATGATAGGTAACTCTGCCAAATATTTTGGAGTATCTAGAGAAATTTCGCTAGGAGACTATTCGGTGCTAGATTTTCTTTCTAAATAG